A single genomic interval of Bos indicus isolate NIAB-ARS_2022 breed Sahiwal x Tharparkar chromosome 5, NIAB-ARS_B.indTharparkar_mat_pri_1.0, whole genome shotgun sequence harbors:
- the FBXL14 gene encoding F-box/LRR-repeat protein 14 isoform X5: protein METHISCLFPELLAMIFGYLDVRDKGRAAQVCTAWRDAAYHKSVWRGVEAKLHLRRANPSLFPSLQARGIRRVQILSLRRSLSYVIQGMANIESLNLSGCYNLTDNGLGHAFVQEIGSLRALNLSLCKQITDSSLGRIAQYLKGLEVLELGGCSNITNTGLLLIAWGLQRLKSLNLRSCRHLSDVGIGHLAGMTRSAAEGCLGLEQLTLQDCQKLTDLSLKHISRGLTGLRLLNLSFCGGISDAGLLHLSHMGSLRSLNLRSCDNISDTGIMHLAMGSLRLSGLDVSFCDKVGDQSLAYIAQGLDGLKSLSLCSCHISDDGINRMVRQMHGLRTLNIGQCVRITDKGLELIAEHLSQLTGIDLYGCTRITKRGLERITQLPCLKVLNLGLWQMTDSEKVR from the coding sequence ATGGAGACGCACATCTCGTGCCTGTTCCCCGAGCTGCTGGCCATGATCTTCGGCTACCTGGACGTGCGCGACAAGGGGCGCGCGGCGCAGGTGTGCACGGCCTGGCGGGACGCCGCCTACCACAAGTCGGTGTGGCGGGGGGTGGAGGCCAAGCTGCACCTGCGCCGGGCCAACCCGTCGCTGTTCCCCAGCCTGCAGGCCCGGGGCATCCGCCGGGTGCAGATCCTGAGCTTGCGCCGCAGCCTCAGCTACGTGATCCAGGGTATGGCCAACATCGAGAGCCTCAACCTCAGCGGCTGCTATAACCTCACCGACAACGGGCTGGGCCACGCGTTCGTGCAGGAGATCGGCTCGCTCCGCGCGCTCAACCTGAGCCTCTGCAAGCAGATCACCGACAGCAGCCTGGGCCGCATCGCCCAGTACCTCAAGGGCCTGGAGGTGCTGGAGCTGGGCGGCTGCAGCAACATCACCAACACCGGCCTCCTGCTCATCGCCTGGGGCCTGCAGCGCCTCAAGAGCCTCAATCTCCGCAGCTGCCGCCACCTCTCGGACGTGGGCATCGGGCACCTGGCCGGCATGACGCGCAGCGCGGCCGAGGGCTGCCTGGGCCTGGAGCAGCTCACGCTGCAGGACTGCCAGAAGCTCACGGACCTGTCCCTGAAGCACATCTCCCGGGGACTGACGGGCCTGAGGCTCCTCAACCTCAGCTTCTGCGGGGGCATCTCGGACGCCGGGCTCCTGCACCTGTCGCACATGGGCAGCCTGCGCAGCCTCAACCTGCGCTCGTGCGACAACATCAGCGACACGGGCATCATGCATCTGGCCATGGGCAGCCTGCGCCTCTCGGGGCTGGACGTGTCCTTCTGCGACAAGGTGGGGGACCAGAGCCTGGCTTACATCGCGCAGGGGCTGGACGGCCTCAAGTCCCTGTCCCTCTGCTCCTGCCACATCAGCGACGACGGCATCAACCGCATGGTGCGGCAGATGCACGGGCTGCGCACGCTCAACATCGGCCAGTGCGTGCGCATCACGGACAAGGGCCTGGAGCTGATCGCGGAGCACCTGAGCCAACTCACCGGCATCGACCTGTACGGCTGCACCCGCATCACCAAGCGCGGCCTGGAGCGCATCACGCAGCTGCCCTGCCTCAAGGTACTCAACCTGGGCCTCTGGCAGATGACGGACAGTGAGAAGGTCAG